From the genome of Homalodisca vitripennis isolate AUS2020 chromosome 8, UT_GWSS_2.1, whole genome shotgun sequence, one region includes:
- the LOC124367730 gene encoding serine/threonine-protein kinase Chk2-like, whose protein sequence is MGDEQDVFLSPEVPNTQLVCSENTPVDTLDDYDDDDESMWGWLYPTQNISFKPLAMQKDEYTFGRSPKCDVVFNDGCVCDNLLQVISKNHFKIFKETLSGIEAIHLMDLSMNGTFVNNNKIGKGNKVILKNKDEIALANLHNKVYVFIDTSFNKHWIPPEMKEIYTVIGPLGSGAYGEVKLAQNKINEKYVAIKKIQKREGKEGKTYNEVRILQNLKHPCVVTMEDVFDTSDSLYIVMEYVSGGELAKRIREVTRLSDGEAKCIFYQLVLALQYLHLKRVAHRDLKPENVLLMSKNQKCNERLVKVSDFGLSKLIDTNTDLKTMCGTPVYTAPEILMTQGTGFYTHQVDVWSLGVMLFLCLSGKLPFSKDRSPLPVVEQIVRVSYSMSGPEWRGVSPQAASLIRRMLKADPNQRITIEQILAHPWLQDKAMKSKVDLLMKDNAPCGDENLYLELQASTLRPAKRRRLGDDDTVLKS, encoded by the exons atgggAGATGAACAGGACGTGTTTCTTTCTCCCGAAGTGCCGAACACTCAATTGGTGTGTTCAGAAAACACTCCTGTTGATACTCTGGATgattatgatgatgatgatgaatccATGTGGGGGTGGCTTTACCCGACACAAAACATCAGTTTTAAACCTCTGG CCATGCAGAAGGACGAATATACGTTTGGTAGGTCTCCCAAATGTGATGTGGTCTTCAATGATGGATGTGTCTGTGATAACCTTCTGCAGGTGATAAGTAAAAAccactttaaaatattcaaagaaactCTATCGGGAATCGAAGCAATACATCTGATGGATCTAAGTATGAATGGTACATTCgtgaacaataataaaattggaaaaggAAATAAGgtgattttgaaaaacaaagatGAAATTGCTTTGGCAAATCTTCAcaacaaag TGTATGTTTTTATAGACACGTCATTTAACAAACATTGGATTCCACCTGAAATGAAGGAGATTTACACGGTGATTGGTCCATTAGGCAGTGGAGCGTACGGAGAGGTGAAACTCGCCCAGAACAAG ataaatgaaaaatatgttgctATAAAGAAAATACAGAAGCGAGAGGGAAAAGAGGGAAAGACTTACAATGAAGTTAGGATACTGCAAAACTTGAAACAT CCATGTGTGGTGACGATGGAGGACGTGTTTGACACGAGCGATTCCTTGTACATCGTCATGGAGTACGTCAGTGGTGGGGAGCTGGCCAAGAGGATCAGAGAGGTTACAAGACTGAGTGATGGGGAGGCCAAATGTATATTCTACCAGTTGGTGTTGGCCTTGCAATATCTTCACCTGAAGAGGGTGGCTCATAGGGACCTCAAG CCGGAAAATGTTCTGCTGATGAGTAAGAACCAGAAGTGCAACGAACGGCTAGTGAAAGTCAGTGACTTTGGACTGAGCAAGTTAATAGACACCAATACAGACCTGAAGACGATGTGTGGGACACCCGTCTACACGGCACCCGAGATACTGATGACACAAGGAACTGGGTTCTACACACATCAGGTTGATGTCTGGAGTCTGGGTGTCATGCTGTTTTTGTG CTTGAGTGGCAAGTTACCGTTCAGTAAGGACCGAAGCCCTCTTCCTGTGGTGGAGCAGATCGTACGAGTCAGTTACTCCATGTCTGGACCCGAGTGGCGAGGTGTCTCTCCCCAGGCCGCCAGCCTCATCAGGCGAATGCTCAAGGCTGACCCTAACCAGAGGATTACCATAGAGCAAATCCTGGCTCACCCCTGGCTACAG GATAAAGCTATGAAATCAAAAGTGGATCTGTTAATGAAGGACAATGCACCATGTGGTGACGAGAACTTGTACCTCGAGCTCCAGGCCTCTACATTGAGGCCAGCCAAACGTAGAAGGCTGGGAGATGATGATACAGTATTGAAATCCTAG
- the LOC124368263 gene encoding uncharacterized protein LOC124368263, translated as MTKADVDCVTADGLSWRCKPCQDTRRKSMQFESGVEEGKITLADIMKKITEMSEAQKVQDASFNKSYESLSEKLDENTKAVTDQNSSIERCLKIIDDLTQKNIQLQKKVDELEKRVDDMEQYSRLNAVEIHGIPEEKNEDVISIVKEVGKALDMTISDTMIDACHRLGRRTDPNRPPPGIIVKFVRRLDKEELLKKRRVKNNLSTRHMNMGTDRPTCLHK; from the coding sequence ATGACGAAAGCTGATGTGGATTGTGTCACTGCGGATGGACTGTCGTGGAGATGTAAACCCTGTCAAGATACAAGAAGAAAGAGTATGCAGTTCGAATCTGGCGTGGAGGAGGGTAAGATTACATTGGCTGATATCATGAAAAAAATAACCGAAATGTCTGAAGCCCAGAAAGTGCAGGACGCTAGCTTTAACAAAAGCTACGAGTCTCTCAGTGAAAAACTAGACGAAAACACGAAGGCTGTAACTGATCAAAACAGTTCTATAGAAagatgtttgaaaattattgatgatctcacacaaaaaaacatacaacTTCAGAAAAAAGTTGATGAGCTTGAGAAAAGAGTAGACGACATGGAGCAATATTCTAGGCTCAATGCAGTGGAAATTCATGGAATCCCTGAGGAGAAAAATGAAGATGTTATCAGCATCGTTAAGGAAGTGGGGAAGGCGCTCGACATGACGATCTCCGACACCATGATTGACGCCTGTCACCGACTAGGGAGGAGAACCGACCCAAACAGACCACCCCCAGGAATCATCGTGAAATTCGTCAGACGCTTGGACAAGGAGGAACTTCTCAAGAAACGACGAGTCAAGAATAACCTCTCAACAAGACACATGAACATGGGGACCGACCGACCAACCTGTCTACATAAATGA